The Sneathiella sp. P13V-1 nucleotide sequence GCTTTTCCAGCTCCTTGATCTGAATGCTCAAGGTAGGTTGGGTAACATTCATCAACTCTGCGGCACGATGGAAATGCAGCTCTTTTGAGAGCGCCACCAGATAACTTAGCTGTCTTAACGTCGGCATTATAAAACTTCCTCTGGCCCTATATATCGCCTGAACAATCAATTTCTACAACATTGATAGATAAAATCAATCAAACAACTGTTCGTTATCAATTAGCCTTTCGCAGCTGCAACACATTATTAAACCTGATCGACAGCGACTTTTTGAAAGACACGCGTTCCTGACGGAACTGACGTCGACATTCAATGAGCCGCGACAATCGGACTAATAACGAGTTGAAACCTTATGGATGTTCTGTTTTCACCGGTAATTCTGTTCTTTCTCTTAGGAGCGCTCGCCGCATTTGCGCGCTCAGACCTGTCGATCCCTGAACCCTTATCCAAAGCCCTTTCCCTCTATCTGATGTGTGCCATCGGCCTGAAAGGCGGGATACTGGTTGCAGAGAACGGGTTCACGGCAGAGATGTTTCTGGCCGCCGGGGCGGGCCTGCTTTTGAGCGTTTTGATCCCTGTGATGGCGTTCGGGATTTTGAAAAGTTTTGGAAAACTTGACCGGACAAACGCCGCCGCTGTGGCCGCGCATTATGGCTCGGTCAGCGTTGTAACTTTCATTACAGGCAATCAGATCCTGACGGGCCTTGATATGGCGCCAGCGGGATACATGATTGCGGTTCTGGCGCTGATGGAAACACCTGCCATTATTGTCGGGCTTTATCTGGCGAGACGGGGTACAGAAACTGGTGCCCAGCCAAAGGGGGACCTCTTGAGAGAGACGCTCCTTAACGGGTCTGTGGTGCTCCTCACAGGTAGCTTCATCATCGGTCTCATCATTGGGAAAGAGGGCTTTGAGCCGATTTCACCTGTTTTCCAGACCGGATTTACCGGATTGTTGTGTCTGTTCCTGCTTGATATGGGCCTCCTTGCCGCGCGGCGTTTAAGACATGCCCAAACTCTCACGCTAAGATTAGTCTCGCTTGGTGTCGCCTTCCCAGCCTTTAACGGTCTCTTGGGCTGCGTCATCGGCGCAGCGCTCGGCTTTGATGCGGGAACAACAACAGCATTGGCATTGCTTGCGGCAAGCGCCTCCTACATCGCGGTGCCAGCGGCAATTAGAATGGCGCTGCCAAAAGCGGATGCGGGTCTCTACCTTGCCATGTCGCTGGCAATCACTTTCCCGTTCAATATTATCATTGGTATCCCCTTATTCACTTCAATCTCTCTCTTTATGGTGCAGCTATGGTCGTGATGACGAAACGTAAAAAACTCGAAATTCTTGTTGATGCCCCCTTACTTAAACGGGTGCGTGACCTGGTCAACAGTGCTGGTGTCTTTGGCTATACTCTCTACCCAACCTTTGGAGGGGAGGGAGAAGGTGGGCGCTGGCTTGATGATCAGGTGACAGGCGGCGCTGGCAGTAAAATCCTGTTTGTAACGATCTCCGACAAGGAAGATAACGAGCGGCTGCTAGACGTCCTAACGCCGCTTCTTGAAGAATATGGCTTGATGATCACTGTCTCGGACGTGGATGTCCTTTTTGCTCCTACAGAGGGGGAAGCTTAGCCTCCAACAAAAAAGGCCCCACCTTACGGTAGGGCCATTTTTATTGGTTGCGGGGGCACGCAAGCAACGACAGTCTATCCGATTTACTTGCAAGATAGATAAATTCTAAAACGAATATCGATATCACATCCAATCTATTGGCATACACTATTATCAAACAAGAACATTAAGTAGATTTTTAGGATCTAAAATACTATCTTAATGAGATATTTCTAGTAAAAGGCAATTTAGCTCTATGGTACCAATGCAACTAAGGCAGGGATCAAAAGCATGCAACCTTCCCCTTGGCTGAATAGTCGGGAAATTTGGAAACTTGTTCATAAGTTGAACTGGAGCGATTCCGATTACGATATACACAAGATGTACTTCCTCAGCCTCTTTTCTCATCTAGTGTATTATAAAATTACTGTTCAAGAATTTGCACAATTTCGTAGAGCAACAGTAGTGCCTAGCTTTTCTTTTCAAGAACAGATTTACAACCGCGATTTAGATTTTGAACAGATAGTTAGACCTTTGGACGTGGAAATTCTTGACATAATCGAAAACGAATACTTCATAGCAATAATATTTAAAATAAAAGATCTAAAAATTATTTCATTCAGAGGCACATCAAACTTATTTGACTGGAGAATAAATCTTGACGCTAGAGGTATCGACTTTTATGAGGGGCGATTTCATCATGGTTTTTTTTCTGAAACAATTAGAACCTTAAAAGAACTATCTAGAAGCAATTATTTGAAAAATGGTTTGATTTATCTAACTGGGCATTCGCTTGGCGGCGCACTAGCGGGTGTGATGAGTGCACTGACAACATCATCAATAAAGGGAAATTTGGTTTCAGTTTATACATTCGGCACCCCTAGGTTTGGCAACAACAAGTTTTCACTTCCTTGGCAAAAACCGTATTGCTGTATTCGGAAAGGTGATCCCGTACCCAACACACCACCAATCTGGTTGGGATATGAAGATCCAGAATTTCTTATAAACACATGTGGCAAGCCAATTGATTTTGATCGAGGTATTTCAGAAATGAACTTTGTGAAACTGACCCTGAAACAATGGAGGCTCGAGTTTTTTAATGATCACTCTATGGAGGGATATGTAGAAGAAATTCTCCAAAAACTTAGATTGACGTCCAACCTCTTGTAAAAGCCAATTTACTATTAGGCATCATCTAGACGTTCTTGGGTCGAACCGAAATCAACGTGATTATCAGCATCTTCTAAACACCTATGTGCTTATATATTTATTGTTGTGAGCGGCTCCAAATCTTCAAACATCTAGGAATATCAAAGATGCAAAATTCCTATTGGTTCTAAAGCAATGTTGTTCCGTCGATATGCCGAACACCTGCTGGCACGAGAAGCTGTTCAAGCCAATTTATCGCTTCACCTCTTTCTCTACAAAGAGTAAAAAAGGCGCGCTGTTCGGCCCGAGTAAGCGCAACAAAAAAGACGTTCAAATCCTCTCGGTTATTTGGTTGAAGGCTCCACCAAGTCCGGTTGTCCAAGCCATAGAAAATCATCGTATGGAACTCAAGCCCCTTGCTCTTATGGATTGTCATTAAAGGTACTTGACCTATTCCTTCAAACTCATCCAAAACACCTGACCAATTTGCAGCCATACCGCTGCACTCTATGAGCAACGCCACAAATCCATTCCACGCACGATCAAAGTCTTGTTCCCGCCTATACGCTGGAAAAACTTGTCGAATAAGATCTACTCCCCAAAAATCTCTTACGGCAATAGCCATCTCTCGTGCAGTATCGACAGTAAGTGGTTGCTCCCGCATTTGACGTTTGAGAGTTCGCACAAAATCCTGCAGTTTTCGCTGTTTGCGGTCGCGCGAGGCATGGTCAGCGGAATCAATGCGATACATGAAATTTAAATTCCGTTGAGATTTATCCCAATCCAACGGATTCTTATGAACTGCCCCCAGACGTAGCAACGGTAAGAGCAACCCGGTTAATTCTTCATCGAGCAGGTCCTGAATGGATATTCCTTCAATATCGCGGGCAAGGTTACGCAGCCGAAGTCCTTCCGCAGCGAAGGCCGGGGTCAAATCATCTTCGACGCTGTTCGCGTATATTCGCACCAGCAAACCAATTTTATGTGGCTCAACACTGCCAGAACGAACCTCAGCTGCGATCCAACCTGCTAGTATCTGGCGCTCAGTTCGCGAGTCAGGAAAGTCCCAAATAGCCGAGATATCCCCATCTACACGTCGCACACCTCGTGCCACAGGCAACTCAACCAGCGGATCAAGCCGTTGAGCGATGATGTGTTGAATAGCGACCAAATCTTCATGAGAGCGCCAGTTAGAAAGGAGAGAAATTCGCCTCGCTGAGTAGACCTGTTCAAACTGTTCAAAGGCATCTGGCATTGCACCGGCCCAGCCCATAATGCGCTGTTTATCATCACCGACGGCTGTAAATTTGGCCGGACCTCCATGAAATGCGGTGTTGAGCAGATCAAATTGTGCATGTGTGGTGTCCTGGAACTCATCCAAGAATACAAATGGGTATGTCTTCTGAAGGGCAATCTTAATTTGGTTATTTTCTCTCAACATCCAATGAACAAGTCGGTTGATCATGGAAAATGATAACCGTACTTCACCAAGATCATGAAAGTTTTCCTGCCAGAACTCTGACACGGCACGAGTGCTGACATTTTGATCCTCAGCTAAAGGAAGCTCCTTCAGAGCAATAGCCTTCTCTAACTGCTGAGTGTTGATACCATACAATCGGTGGCGGTTCAGAAAATCCTCAAAATCCTGTCGTTTCGGCATTATAAGCTGGTAGTCCCTTGGCGGCATCCAAGGATCAGGAATTGCTTTTCTAAAGCGATCTAGCATGCTTTTTGTAAAAGCATCAAAAGTCAGCGAGTCAAAACGACAAGCCTGCCCAGTAGTGCAGCGTGAGGTTACTCGGTCAGATAGATTGCGCGCAGCATCACGTTTAAAACTTATCGCAAGAATCCGGCGCGGTGCCGGACAAATACCGGTTTGAAGGAGAAATGCCGCTTTTTGCGCAAGAAACTCTGTCTTACCCGCACCTGCGCCAGCGGTAACTAAAACACTTTCACCTGACTCGCGCAACGCTTCCCATGCGCGTGGCTCGAGATTATCAATGCCCTGTGGTCGCCAGCCCTCTCGACTTACCAGCGTCATGCTCCATTAACCTCAAGGCCGAGCGCCCCCATTACACGTGTAATTAGTGCCCGAAGTTCAATTGGAGCCAATCGTGCAAGGTCAGCGTTGCTGATGCGGGACAGAGCTACGATATGTGTCTCTGGTTTGCTTCTACTCAAGAAAAGATATGGATACCATCCAAAATCTTCGTCGAAACTGTCGTCGTAAAGCGCACCATCTCCACCATGCTTGAGAGTGGTTTGTTTCTTACCTAAAATAGCATCCGCGCCAAGGCGTGGTCCACGTCCACCATTATTTGGATTTTTATAGGCATCGCCGAACGCTCGCAGCATCGAAAAATCTATATCAAGCGGATAAGAAAAATACACATTCTGTGTCGCAAGAGACTGCAACCAGACATTGGCCTCCCAACCATCAAGAAAATTTCTATTTTGAAGCCCGGCAGCATGCGGAACATTATCCCTCCCATATTGGCTACCAATTGCAACTAATTGGTCCAGCGTAGTTCGGAGCATATTTGCCCCTCCATGCAGCCTCCCAAGGTCAAAGTCCATAAGCGTGGCAAAAGGGATGCCCAGACCAGAGAGTAATCGCCAAAAATGCCCAACAAAACGACCAGCGAGGGGGACAATAGGAACAAAAGACTGATCGAGGTCGACTCCCATTGCTTGCGCAACACGAGGTATTACAAGACGCTCTGAGTCTCCCTCACCGAGGATTACGTACCGAGCAAAATAAATTTCCGGATATGCTTTGACAGCAAGGCGTACAAACTGACGAGCTTCTAAATCTTCAGTGGGTAACTCGATTTCTTTAACAGCAGATTGTCTCGTTTGCCTATCTAGTCTGAAGAAACGCACCTCTTCAGGATCAATGCGGCCGAGGATAGCCGGTGAATGGCTGGATAGTGCAACTTGTGCTGTTGGGTTCTCTGAAATGTCACGGGCTTGACGTATAATGCGAGAAAGAAAGAAGGGAGAAAGACTGTTTTCAGGCTCTTCGACGGCAAGCAGTGTGAGATGCGCTTGTCTCAGCTTCTCATGCTCGAATGGACTTTCTTCGGGTGACACCAAAAAGGCGTCACGTTCAACTTCCAAAGTAGCCGCAGTCAGCGCGATATGAAACAAGGATCGCTGGCCGTCACTCAAATCGTCCATGGATCGTTCTTTGCCTGCTTCATCTGGAGAGAACGTAAACATGGCGTTACGAACAAGTTCCTCAAAGCGATCTTCGATCAAGCGCAACATAGGGGTCGTGTCTGTATCAGCCTCATGAACCTCCTTCCATCGATTAGCGAGGCGTTCGAGTACAAATTGGGCTGGCGCCTCTCTTTCAAAACCTTGCTGTGTTGATAATGTTGAGGTTGCCGCAACGTCTTGAAATTCTTGAGTCCAGCGTGCTGCTTTCCAGAGACGACCTTTTAAAATTTTTGCAACCTGACTATCAGCATCGCGCGCAGCTGGAATATAGATCAACTGGATTGAACCGCGTTCCGCGGCCTGAACTCGCCTACATTCCTCCCATTCAAACTGTTCATCTAGAACGGGAATCCAACGTATATCTTCATCTACACTGCCATCGGGCGTGCCATCGTCTGTCCAAATGGCCTGAAGCCTCATGCGAACTTTCAGTGGCGCTCCAGGAGCGGACGCTCCCATTTGTAAGAAGAATTCAGGAACTGCGTCCACGAAAGCTGACTCATCTAGCTCCTCAAGTTCCGGAAACCCGAAAACGGCTTCAAGCACCAACGATGAGCCCGAAGCCAATTCTGGATTGTCTCGAGCAAGATGAAAATCACGTCGTGTAATATTACGCTGGTGTGAGCTAATCCCAAACAATCTGGATAGCGCCTCGAAAGCTGCTGTTTTTCCTGTGCCATTCCCGCCAACAAACACAGTAAGGCCCTGATCCATAGAAATATGAACTTCTTCATCTCCAAAACATCGAAAATTTTTGAGTGTCAAGACTTCAAGTTTCAATTTGAATCCCCTTTGAAAGAAGGGCATGTAGGAAAGGCGGTAAACCTATATATTTTCATTTATTATTTCACTCTCCACTATACGTGGCATGAACATACTAGTTATACTTCAAGGCAACGAACAATAAATTCTGACATGCTATCCCACATAGCCATCAAATGTTTATCAGATGGCGCAAAATCAGGCGAATGGATATAACGGTTTAATGTATCTGCTGAAACCAACTGATCTGATTGTCCAAATTTTTGGGTGGCATTGAATTGCTTTTTATTAATTTTACTTCGGTCAAATAAGTGCTGCCCTACTTTTTTAACTCTTAGCGCAAGTTTGTCATTCTCGTGAACTGAAGTTACTTGCTGATTAACATAATTTTCAACTGAAAGCTCTAAAAGGACCCGAAATAAAACAGAAATAGCATTGCGATGATTGTGTAAATCGAGCTCAAACTGTAATTCTTCCCAGATCTCATGATGTCTTTGCAGCCTGCCGGGCCAAGTAATACCATACTCTTTCTGAGGAATAAGCGTTGTTCTAACTGACGGTTTAGGCGCAGGTTTAGATTTTGCGGGTTTTGTCCCCCGTGAAGGAACAATATTAGTTCCGTAATTTGCTAATGCGTCAGCGGCTGTTGGTAGAACGCCTTCTATTTCTAGCTTATCAAGATACGCTCTTTTTGCATCTACATCCCAAAGATCATTTAAGACGATCTTTCTAGTTACTAAATCGTCGGCAACGCGTGCAAAAGCAGACAAAACCTTACCCTCATCGTGAGTAAACTCAAATTTCTTTTTACTAATACTAAAACCGAGGCGGTTTCTGAATGTTTCGGCTGATAGAAGCCTGTTCATTGTCGAACGAGGTATCTTACGCCGCTTTGGCAGTAGGCCTGCCTCTGAAAGCCTTTGCTCGATCTCATCCGAGACATTGAGGCCGCCGCCCTGACCTGTCCGCAAGATAAAGTTGTCTTTCATTCGGTCATCCCAAGTAGACTGTCCTACCCCACTTTGGGACCCTGTATGGCGACGAAACAGTATACTATCTAGCCTGTCACGGTCATCTTCAACATGGCACGAAATCTTGTCCGTCAGTTTACCTGACCACTGCTTACACAGTTCTGCGAAGAACTCCTGGAGTTGCATCGTTGGAGCGCGAGATGGTTCAGATAAAAGCTTAAGACAGGTAACGCGTCGATTGCCATCAAACACAGTGTAAACGCCGTTGTCGCCGGCGATAAGTGGAGGTTCGTAAATTGTACCTTGCTCCACAATATCTTTAGCAAGATTTCTCATATGTGTTTCACGCGTGTTGAACAACCAAGCAATTGCAGCGGTTTCGTTCTCAAGTTCTCCATGCCTATCGTTAGCACGATTCACTCGCAAATCTTTGAGTGGGATATTTCTTAATTTCATGAATACTTATTCTTTGCTGATTGATCTGAAATCTTCAAACTGTTATTTCAGGCGTTGCCCAGTTCAGATAACTCTGTCTCAAGTAATTCAATATTTCGGAGGCAAGTATCTGCACCAACGTCGTTATTGTGCTCCTTAAATACTCGCTGTCCTTCCTTAAAACAGGAGATTGCCATTTCAATGTCAGTCTTGGCAGTTTCAGCATTTTCTCTCTTTGCGTGGTTGCCAAAAACGCTTCCTAAGCGGCACTGGATGTAAGCCCATTTTGCCGGGTGCGAGTGTTCTCCATGAAATTCAGCGGCTTGAGTATAGGATTGGATCGCCCGAGCAAAATACATCTCGTACAATTCAGGGGGAGCATCAAGACCATGAGAAAATAAGACTTCGGCCAAACCAAAGTGGGCCTCTGCAAAAGCATCAGGGTATTGAACAGCAGGATACGTTTCTACTGCTGCCAAATAGCAGGCAATCGAACGAATGCGCAGAAAAGAGGCGGCTTTATCATCAATATCATCAGCTCCAGCTTTATGTGCAAGCAAACGTCCTAAGTTAATTTGGGAGCCTCCCCACGTTTCTTGATTCTTGAAAAATTCACTTGTAGAGATTGCTTCTTCATAAGCTGCTATAGCCTTATCTTGTGTATCAGAGGCCATACTATCCTTGTTGCCAAGCTCTCCACGTAAAATTGCAGCCCCTAACCCATTGTATGCAAAACTCAAAAGCTCTTTAAGTTCTTTTGGTTTCTCTTTCGATTTAATAAATTTTATGGCCTCTTCAAAAACGCCACATGCACTATCCGCAAGAACAGGGTCTTCCGAAACATGAGATAGGTCCGACAAGCAGTTACCAAGAGATATTTTAGCTGATGCCAGAGAAAAGTAGTTATTCGATTGACCAAGTAAATTTATGGATTTACGAGCAAACTCAACGCCCTCAAGTAATGTATCTTGAGCAATTGAACTATCACTGAAGGCGGCTTGATGTCGGGTTACAAGACTAAGTTTAAAATACATCTCACCGAAAACTGCAGGGCTCTCATCTAAAGAGTAAGACTCTAAGGCCGTTTGGAGCAATTTTCGTGACACCCAGAATGGAGATGATAGAGATCGTCGGCCTGTTTCATAAATAGCACCTGCCAGATCACTAAAGACACAAACCATTTTTTTCTGATCAAAGGGCAGAAAATACAACGCCGCGGCTTTATACATCTCAAAGCAACTTGCTAGATCGCCCTCCAAAAACTTGTTATCACCTCTAAGAATACGTATTTTTACTTGTTTTCGTATTTGTTCCAGAGTTTTCTCGTTTTGTTGTAATTCTTCAGCTTCACATAATAGTGTCTCAACCAGAGAGTATTCCCCTTCAGACAATGCAGCTATTGCGGCCTCTTTTATATTGGAAATTTTCTCATCAGCAGCGTTTATCGCTAAAATGCTTTTCTTGATTTGCGAATATTCTTTGGCCTTTGCATTTAGAAATTCTCCAAGCTCATTTAGAGTAGCATTTTGGTTATTGTGTTCAAATTGGATTGCAAGGTTTTCAATTAATGTTGAAGCTTCAGAATATGCAAGATCTAACTGACCGTTGGGTGGCCTAATTGCACGCGCGGCGCACTCCGCGAGTTCATCATCGCTAATACCAAGAGTAACAATTATTGGATCAATTGTTTTTGGATGAGGATTGATTACCTTCCCACTCTCTAGTTCACTAATTCGTCGTGTTCTCCCTGTTGAGCCATATGCGTCTTCTGCAAGCTGTACTTGCGTTAAGCCAATAGCTTTTCTTTTGCTATAAATCAGCTCCCCCAACAGTTCTCCGAAGTTCTTTTTTGTCATTTTCCGCATATTTTCCGCATTTAATCCACAACCAAACCGCAATCATTAGTTGAAACACTAGCATATATTTTAATAGCGCGACAAATATGTCTTCCAATCGGCAATCACTTAAATGCGGAAAGTTTATAAAAATGATTTTTAGTAAAAAAATTTCGGTACTTTCATCGTTACTGTTTCTAGCCACCTTCTTTGGCTTTGATGTAGCATTTGCTGCAACATTATTATCAGTTGCAGCATCAATCCTTGCATTGTTGGAATAACACTCAGCGTTATCTGTCAGAACCTTTGGCACAGCATTGATGTTGCGAACACATGGGTGTTTTTGAAGATTTCATCAAAGGCCAGTGATCATAGATTAGGGTTATTGACCCAGAGTGATTGGCAAATCGGTTTCTAGAGCAAAAGAGAAATGTAAGGCTGGAATATAAAATGAGCACATAAGCGCTGTTTACCTATTCTCCGTAGTATTCCCTAAAACGGTCGTAAAATACGGAGAACGATCAATCGAATTAGAAGTTTTCATAAAGAAAGCCGTCTCGACATGTTGAGTAGTGGTAAATGTGACTTGCAGAGCGTCGGAGCAAAAACTCAGCAATGCTTGTCGGCTAGCAAGCCATCAAAAAGGAGAAAACCACCAATTAGTAGAATTTAGCTGCACAACCAAAAAAATTTAGATCGATTATTCTCTTCCACTAACGTCTTCATAACCGATGCTTGTTTGGCAAAATCATATGTCTAATCCAATAGATAACACCGAATAAACATCTTTCTATATCTGATGAAATCCCAGAAATTTGCATCCAAACCCTCGCCTACACAACATCAATCAAGTTGGAGGGTTTGGAGAAATCAAAACATATCAACATAAATCTCTCAAGGAAGCTGTTGAATATAGGAATTTCTCCCTTGCATTATAGAATTTGGAAAACATGATCTAAAACCCTCCCCTAAACACCTCGTGCGGTAAATTTCCCACCTCATCAAAGCTATCCAAAAAAGACGTAACCTGTTTTTGGCGGATAATCTCAAGGGGCGGATAACCGCCCCTTTTTTGTACTTCTTCTTTTACAACCTCATCTGAGACAAGGCCGGGAA carries:
- a CDS encoding P-II family nitrogen regulator codes for the protein MTKRKKLEILVDAPLLKRVRDLVNSAGVFGYTLYPTFGGEGEGGRWLDDQVTGGAGSKILFVTISDKEDNERLLDVLTPLLEEYGLMITVSDVDVLFAPTEGEA
- a CDS encoding ATP-dependent nuclease, translated to MPFFQRGFKLKLEVLTLKNFRCFGDEEVHISMDQGLTVFVGGNGTGKTAAFEALSRLFGISSHQRNITRRDFHLARDNPELASGSSLVLEAVFGFPELEELDESAFVDAVPEFFLQMGASAPGAPLKVRMRLQAIWTDDGTPDGSVDEDIRWIPVLDEQFEWEECRRVQAAERGSIQLIYIPAARDADSQVAKILKGRLWKAARWTQEFQDVAATSTLSTQQGFEREAPAQFVLERLANRWKEVHEADTDTTPMLRLIEDRFEELVRNAMFTFSPDEAGKERSMDDLSDGQRSLFHIALTAATLEVERDAFLVSPEESPFEHEKLRQAHLTLLAVEEPENSLSPFFLSRIIRQARDISENPTAQVALSSHSPAILGRIDPEEVRFFRLDRQTRQSAVKEIELPTEDLEARQFVRLAVKAYPEIYFARYVILGEGDSERLVIPRVAQAMGVDLDQSFVPIVPLAGRFVGHFWRLLSGLGIPFATLMDFDLGRLHGGANMLRTTLDQLVAIGSQYGRDNVPHAAGLQNRNFLDGWEANVWLQSLATQNVYFSYPLDIDFSMLRAFGDAYKNPNNGGRGPRLGADAILGKKQTTLKHGGDGALYDDSFDEDFGWYPYLFLSRSKPETHIVALSRISNADLARLAPIELRALITRVMGALGLEVNGA
- a CDS encoding sodium-dependent bicarbonate transport family permease, whose product is MDVLFSPVILFFLLGALAAFARSDLSIPEPLSKALSLYLMCAIGLKGGILVAENGFTAEMFLAAGAGLLLSVLIPVMAFGILKSFGKLDRTNAAAVAAHYGSVSVVTFITGNQILTGLDMAPAGYMIAVLALMETPAIIVGLYLARRGTETGAQPKGDLLRETLLNGSVVLLTGSFIIGLIIGKEGFEPISPVFQTGFTGLLCLFLLDMGLLAARRLRHAQTLTLRLVSLGVAFPAFNGLLGCVIGAALGFDAGTTTALALLAASASYIAVPAAIRMALPKADAGLYLAMSLAITFPFNIIIGIPLFTSISLFMVQLWS
- a CDS encoding lipase family protein, producing MQPSPWLNSREIWKLVHKLNWSDSDYDIHKMYFLSLFSHLVYYKITVQEFAQFRRATVVPSFSFQEQIYNRDLDFEQIVRPLDVEILDIIENEYFIAIIFKIKDLKIISFRGTSNLFDWRINLDARGIDFYEGRFHHGFFSETIRTLKELSRSNYLKNGLIYLTGHSLGGALAGVMSALTTSSIKGNLVSVYTFGTPRFGNNKFSLPWQKPYCCIRKGDPVPNTPPIWLGYEDPEFLINTCGKPIDFDRGISEMNFVKLTLKQWRLEFFNDHSMEGYVEEILQKLRLTSNLL
- a CDS encoding helix-turn-helix domain-containing protein, producing the protein MTKKNFGELLGELIYSKRKAIGLTQVQLAEDAYGSTGRTRRISELESGKVINPHPKTIDPIIVTLGISDDELAECAARAIRPPNGQLDLAYSEASTLIENLAIQFEHNNQNATLNELGEFLNAKAKEYSQIKKSILAINAADEKISNIKEAAIAALSEGEYSLVETLLCEAEELQQNEKTLEQIRKQVKIRILRGDNKFLEGDLASCFEMYKAAALYFLPFDQKKMVCVFSDLAGAIYETGRRSLSSPFWVSRKLLQTALESYSLDESPAVFGEMYFKLSLVTRHQAAFSDSSIAQDTLLEGVEFARKSINLLGQSNNYFSLASAKISLGNCLSDLSHVSEDPVLADSACGVFEEAIKFIKSKEKPKELKELLSFAYNGLGAAILRGELGNKDSMASDTQDKAIAAYEEAISTSEFFKNQETWGGSQINLGRLLAHKAGADDIDDKAASFLRIRSIACYLAAVETYPAVQYPDAFAEAHFGLAEVLFSHGLDAPPELYEMYFARAIQSYTQAAEFHGEHSHPAKWAYIQCRLGSVFGNHAKRENAETAKTDIEMAISCFKEGQRVFKEHNNDVGADTCLRNIELLETELSELGNA
- a CDS encoding UvrD-helicase domain-containing protein, with product MTLVSREGWRPQGIDNLEPRAWEALRESGESVLVTAGAGAGKTEFLAQKAAFLLQTGICPAPRRILAISFKRDAARNLSDRVTSRCTTGQACRFDSLTFDAFTKSMLDRFRKAIPDPWMPPRDYQLIMPKRQDFEDFLNRHRLYGINTQQLEKAIALKELPLAEDQNVSTRAVSEFWQENFHDLGEVRLSFSMINRLVHWMLRENNQIKIALQKTYPFVFLDEFQDTTHAQFDLLNTAFHGGPAKFTAVGDDKQRIMGWAGAMPDAFEQFEQVYSARRISLLSNWRSHEDLVAIQHIIAQRLDPLVELPVARGVRRVDGDISAIWDFPDSRTERQILAGWIAAEVRSGSVEPHKIGLLVRIYANSVEDDLTPAFAAEGLRLRNLARDIEGISIQDLLDEELTGLLLPLLRLGAVHKNPLDWDKSQRNLNFMYRIDSADHASRDRKQRKLQDFVRTLKRQMREQPLTVDTAREMAIAVRDFWGVDLIRQVFPAYRREQDFDRAWNGFVALLIECSGMAANWSGVLDEFEGIGQVPLMTIHKSKGLEFHTMIFYGLDNRTWWSLQPNNREDLNVFFVALTRAEQRAFFTLCRERGEAINWLEQLLVPAGVRHIDGTTLL